A single Vulcanisaeta distributa DSM 14429 DNA region contains:
- the purM gene encoding phosphoribosylformylglycinamidine cyclo-ligase — translation MGWTYEKAGISLAKHWEMHSIAREVIHELSNELGIGLVEGGFTRSINLGNYEVTLHTDGVGTKSMVAWSTGRLEVIGWDCVVGNVNDIACDGFSPMALTDYIAISSNDADAVGKVLRGIRDAALRVGAVLLGGETAIMPDLVNGIDVSCTVLGIRRVRAVGNAAPGDVVIGIESNGLHMNGYTLARKVLLGRYGVNDEICGDELGNWLLRPTAYYGDLLTKLYGRGLIKAAVHVTGGGFTKLRRAIGELGVELEVPEPPCIFRVIKEVGNVGWDEMYRVFNMGVGLMVLTSEGQVGEVTSVIREAGFNYWVLGKVTSSGGISILMPNGVKLRL, via the coding sequence ATGGGCTGGACCTATGAGAAGGCTGGGATAAGCCTGGCCAAGCATTGGGAAATGCACTCGATAGCCCGCGAGGTGATTCACGAACTCTCCAACGAGCTGGGCATTGGGTTGGTGGAGGGCGGCTTTACCAGGTCAATTAACCTGGGCAATTACGAAGTAACCCTCCACACGGATGGCGTCGGCACTAAATCAATGGTTGCCTGGTCCACGGGCAGGCTCGAGGTCATTGGCTGGGACTGCGTCGTCGGCAACGTCAACGACATCGCCTGCGACGGCTTCTCACCAATGGCGCTCACGGACTACATAGCCATATCCAGCAATGACGCTGACGCCGTGGGCAAGGTGCTCAGGGGCATTAGGGATGCGGCCCTTAGGGTTGGGGCTGTGCTGCTGGGTGGCGAGACGGCCATAATGCCCGACCTAGTTAATGGCATTGATGTGTCCTGCACAGTACTTGGGATAAGGAGGGTCAGAGCCGTGGGTAACGCCGCGCCTGGCGATGTGGTCATTGGCATTGAATCAAACGGCCTACACATGAATGGGTATACCCTTGCCCGTAAGGTCCTCCTGGGTAGGTATGGCGTGAATGATGAGATTTGCGGTGATGAGTTGGGTAATTGGTTACTGAGGCCTACGGCCTATTATGGCGACCTTTTAACTAAGCTCTATGGCCGTGGGTTGATTAAGGCCGCAGTGCACGTGACTGGGGGAGGATTCACTAAATTAAGGAGAGCCATTGGTGAATTGGGGGTTGAGCTTGAGGTCCCTGAACCGCCGTGCATATTCAGGGTGATTAAGGAGGTGGGCAACGTTGGGTGGGATGAGATGTACAGGGTGTTTAACATGGGTGTTGGGCTCATGGTCTTAACGAGCGAGGGGCAGGTCGGGGAGGTGACCAGTGTGATTAGGGAGGCAGGATTTAATTACTGGGTCCTTGGTAAGGTCACTAGTAGTGGCGGTATCAGCATTTTGATGCCGAATGGCGTTAAGCTACGCCTTTAG
- a CDS encoding phosphoribosyltransferase family protein, which yields MVVAGVIGVVSFHDGWDVGEILRYALPVLRHRGDDAWAVTLGKGGVLTGRQVRDEDQIPSGEAGLLCLGTDGDARGIVRCGHADVAYCLEGLIVRPQDVCRLINGEVKAFPYTSLVALTSDGELIAHRPITGLRGLAIGAYGFDLAMVSNESSAIDALGGDVRTFIRPGSTVRISRLNLTIQEGPGGSRGMLCAMEFIYLSRPDSVFDGHPIYEFRRALAVKLAGRLMGRVDDVDIVIGMPETGVIYGIKVAESLRKPFEYALINIERRRSALRRELLDKLSSIHLKLSPVTSAVSGRRVLLIDDSLLTGLSIKEASQVLRHRAGVSEVHVAIASPKVVRSCPYGVDMPPNNQLLANAFNDENAQRVLEVDSLTWLSLEDLYEAADEVGIGRDSLCTYCFGGAHGLDL from the coding sequence GTGGTAGTCGCGGGGGTCATCGGCGTTGTGTCATTCCACGACGGCTGGGACGTGGGTGAGATACTGAGGTACGCCCTGCCCGTACTTAGACATAGGGGTGATGATGCGTGGGCAGTAACGCTCGGTAAAGGTGGCGTATTAACCGGGCGCCAGGTTAGGGATGAGGATCAAATACCGAGTGGTGAAGCCGGCCTACTATGCCTCGGCACTGATGGTGATGCCAGGGGCATCGTGAGGTGCGGCCACGCAGACGTTGCGTACTGCCTCGAGGGCTTAATCGTGAGGCCGCAGGACGTGTGCAGGCTGATTAATGGTGAGGTTAAGGCCTTCCCATACACATCGCTGGTGGCCCTGACGAGTGACGGTGAATTAATTGCGCATAGGCCCATCACTGGGTTGAGGGGCTTGGCCATTGGCGCGTACGGCTTCGACCTGGCCATGGTATCGAACGAGAGCTCGGCCATTGACGCGCTTGGCGGTGACGTAAGGACGTTCATCAGGCCTGGATCCACGGTTAGGATCAGCAGGTTGAACCTAACAATACAGGAGGGCCCAGGCGGTTCCAGGGGTATGCTATGCGCCATGGAATTCATATACCTATCAAGGCCTGACTCGGTGTTTGATGGGCACCCAATTTATGAGTTTAGGAGGGCGTTGGCGGTCAAGTTGGCGGGTAGATTAATGGGCAGGGTTGACGATGTGGACATCGTCATAGGCATGCCCGAGACTGGGGTGATCTACGGCATTAAGGTCGCCGAGTCATTAAGGAAGCCCTTTGAGTACGCCCTCATTAATATCGAGAGGCGTAGATCGGCTTTAAGGAGGGAATTACTCGATAAGTTATCCTCCATCCACCTAAAGCTCAGCCCAGTCACAAGCGCCGTCAGTGGTAGGAGGGTCCTACTTATTGACGACTCATTACTCACTGGACTATCCATTAAGGAGGCGTCCCAGGTCCTTAGGCACAGGGCTGGCGTGAGCGAGGTTCACGTGGCGATAGCCAGCCCGAAGGTCGTCAGGTCCTGCCCCTACGGTGTCGACATGCCGCCCAACAATCAATTACTAGCCAATGCCTTCAATGACGAGAACGCCCAGAGGGTGCTTGAGGTTGATTCACTGACGTGGTTAAGCCTCGAGGACCTGTACGAGGCGGCTGACGAGGTGGGCATTGGTAGGGATAGCCTATGCACATACTGCTTCGGTGGTGCGCATGGGCTGGACCTATGA
- the purD gene encoding phosphoribosylamine--glycine ligase, with amino-acid sequence MIRSKVLIVGDGAREHALAVRLSLSVHEPRVSALVAHENPGIKRVVERTGGELVRSRLDPSGLVKAIDRVNPDIVVIGPEEPQFAGVADKAIELGIPTFGVPRSLAIIEQSKAFARALMWRHRIPGRIAFRAFRDIDEALRYVSNAGSVAIKPARQSGGKGVRVFWDRQAYLKDGVNKAKMSQVIAASSDVKAYGDIDDLIVVEEAVTGVEYTVQVISDGRSIIALPPIQDHPHVFDHDIGPECGGMGAIVGPGPSLPFITQEEYEESIEIVRKTLDALQHEVGLRYVGVLSGQFMLTTYGPTLIEYYSRFGDPEVLNALAMLDGDLLEIIEAAVEGKLSSVKYSFKEGVVAISKAVAPLGYPHNRDLARGRSITIDMGEIGRLGCEVYFGSVTEEGGTYRTLGSRAVEVLAVGNTYEETHERVENCIANIKSPDWQLIHRRDIGSRELLERRMREAERVRTVYRWRRSHGLGRVRIDWVPGGEVTIYDYT; translated from the coding sequence ATGATAAGGAGTAAGGTCCTAATAGTGGGTGATGGGGCTAGGGAGCACGCACTGGCTGTAAGGCTCAGCCTGAGTGTTCATGAGCCTAGGGTAAGCGCGTTGGTGGCCCATGAGAATCCAGGGATTAAAAGGGTTGTGGAGAGGACTGGGGGCGAATTGGTGAGGTCGAGGCTGGACCCCAGTGGCTTGGTGAAGGCCATTGATAGGGTTAATCCTGACATAGTGGTGATCGGCCCGGAGGAACCGCAATTCGCGGGTGTCGCTGATAAGGCCATCGAACTCGGCATACCCACCTTCGGTGTGCCCAGGTCATTGGCCATCATAGAGCAGAGCAAGGCCTTTGCCAGGGCCTTGATGTGGAGACACAGAATACCGGGTAGGATCGCCTTTAGGGCGTTTAGGGACATCGACGAGGCGCTGCGCTACGTGTCCAACGCGGGCTCCGTCGCGATAAAACCCGCCAGGCAAAGCGGTGGTAAGGGCGTCAGGGTCTTCTGGGATAGGCAGGCCTACCTAAAGGACGGCGTTAATAAGGCCAAGATGTCCCAGGTAATCGCGGCATCAAGCGACGTTAAGGCCTACGGCGATATTGACGACCTAATAGTGGTCGAGGAGGCGGTAACCGGGGTTGAATACACGGTGCAGGTGATCAGTGACGGTAGATCCATCATAGCCCTACCACCAATTCAGGACCACCCACACGTGTTCGACCACGACATAGGCCCCGAGTGCGGTGGGATGGGCGCCATAGTGGGTCCAGGGCCATCATTACCATTCATAACCCAGGAGGAGTACGAGGAGAGCATCGAGATAGTCAGGAAGACGCTGGACGCACTACAACACGAGGTGGGGCTTAGGTACGTCGGTGTATTGAGCGGTCAATTCATGCTCACGACATACGGACCGACACTAATTGAGTACTATAGCAGGTTCGGCGATCCCGAAGTCCTCAATGCACTGGCGATGCTGGATGGCGATTTACTCGAAATCATTGAGGCGGCTGTGGAGGGCAAGTTATCAAGCGTTAAGTACTCATTTAAGGAGGGCGTCGTGGCGATATCTAAGGCAGTGGCGCCCCTGGGATACCCACATAATAGGGACTTGGCACGCGGGAGGTCAATAACCATAGACATGGGTGAAATAGGGAGATTGGGCTGCGAGGTATACTTTGGTTCGGTTACTGAGGAGGGCGGGACCTACAGAACCCTGGGTTCTAGAGCCGTCGAGGTCCTCGCCGTAGGCAATACGTATGAGGAGACGCATGAGAGGGTTGAGAATTGCATTGCCAATATTAAGTCACCAGACTGGCAATTAATACATAGGCGAGACATAGGGAGCAGGGAATTGCTCGAGAGGAGGATGCGGGAGGCTGAGCGGGTCAGGACTGTCTATAGGTGGAGGAGGAGCCATGGGCTGGGCAGGGTGAGGATCGACTGGGTACCCGGCGGTGAAGTGACGATATATGATTACACATAA
- the purC gene encoding phosphoribosylaminoimidazolesuccinocarboxamide synthase, producing MVDNWVGELIYEGKAKRVYKVNDELLIMEFKDEVTAFDGARKEHAPGKGRLAAAQTVFFMQLLGKYGIRNHLVDWDGDRKILVKSLRMIPIEVIVRNYAYGSFLKRMPLVKPLTKFRKPLVEFHLKSDELHDPLITTDDIIEAGLVNYGQLNEIINTALRVNSILSEFMASRGLTLVDFKLEFGFDKSGNIVLADEISGDTMRILINGRHLDKELFRKGASALDLVRAYEEMNRLLNIP from the coding sequence ATGGTTGATAACTGGGTTGGTGAGTTAATTTATGAGGGTAAAGCTAAGAGGGTTTACAAGGTTAACGATGAGCTCCTCATCATGGAGTTTAAGGATGAGGTCACGGCATTCGACGGCGCCAGGAAGGAGCATGCCCCAGGTAAAGGTAGGCTGGCCGCGGCTCAAACGGTCTTCTTCATGCAATTACTGGGTAAGTATGGCATTAGGAATCACCTGGTTGATTGGGATGGTGATAGGAAAATACTGGTTAAGAGCCTTAGGATGATACCGATAGAGGTTATCGTTAGGAACTACGCCTATGGTTCATTCCTAAAGAGGATGCCCCTGGTGAAACCACTGACGAAGTTTAGGAAGCCCCTTGTCGAGTTTCACTTGAAGAGTGATGAGCTTCATGACCCATTGATAACCACGGACGACATAATAGAGGCGGGCCTCGTAAATTATGGGCAATTGAATGAAATAATAAACACCGCGTTGAGGGTTAACTCAATACTCAGCGAGTTCATGGCGAGTAGGGGGCTCACGCTCGTGGACTTCAAGCTGGAGTTCGGCTTCGATAAGTCAGGCAACATCGTCCTAGCAGATGAAATCAGTGGCGATACCATGAGGATTCTAATCAACGGCAGGCACCTGGACAAGGAGTTGTTTAGGAAGGGTGCCTCAGCCCTGGACCTGGTTAGGGCCTATGAGGAGATGAATAGATTGCTTAATATACCCTAA